One window of Perca flavescens isolate YP-PL-M2 chromosome 6, PFLA_1.0, whole genome shotgun sequence genomic DNA carries:
- the mtcl3 gene encoding protein SOGA3, translated as MERLEEENEDLKIEIEEMRAEMDEMRDTFYEEDACQLQDMRRELERANKNCRILQYRLKKAERKRLRFAESGQVDGELLRSLEQDLKVAKDVSVRLHHELENVEEKRTKTEDENEKLRQQLIKVEVTKQALQNELEKAKELSLKRKGSKDGQRAERKTPQTPTEEENDDLKCQLAFIKEEAILMRKKMAKIDKEKDRLEQELQKYRSFYGDVDSPLPKGEAGGPPTTRESELKLRLRLVEEEANILGRKIVELEVENRGLKAELDDMREDSSGIGGQQCREQGEALSELRQQLQLVEDEAELLRRNLADVEEENKKVTNELNKLKYKAGSHEAGSRHGGADPAKVEALQEELKAARLQINELSGKVMQLQYENRVLLSNMQRYDLASHLGIRGSPRDSDAESDGGRDDDTPSASASSPRLLPPHRKREGPIGGESDSDEVRNIRCLTPTRSLYSPVDSRFLSRSLKDRQHMIDIRIEAERLGRTIDRLIADTSTIIAEARVYVTNGELFARLDEDEEGGRIREHELLYRITAQMKAFRKELQSFIDRLDVPKQEDRQEEEPLSVSKMFQPIILLILILVLFSSLSYATIFKLVFLFTLFFVL; from the exons ATGGAGAGGCTGGAGGAGGAAAACGAGGATCTTAAG ATTGAAATCGAGGAGATGCGGGCAGAAATGGATGAGATGCGGGACACATTTTATGAGGAAGACGCGTGCCAGCTGCAGGACATGCGCAGAGAGCTGGAGAGAGCCAACAAGAACTGTAGGATCCTTCAGTACCGACTGAAGAAGGCCGAAAGGAAGAGGCTCCGGTTCGCAGAGAGTGGCCAGGTGGATGGAGAGCTGCTCAGAAGTCTGGAGCAAGACCTCAAG GTGGCGAAGGATGTGTCTGTGCGCTTGCACCACGAGCTGGAGAACGTGGAGGAGAAGAGGACGAAGACAGAGGACGAGAATGAGAAGCTGAGGCAGCAGCTGATAAAGGTGGAGGTCACCAAGCAGGCCCTGCAGAATGAACTGGAGAAAGCCAAAGAG CTTTCgctgaaaagaaaaggaagcaAGGATgggcagagagcagagagaaagactCCACAGACCCCCACCGAG GAAGAAAATGATGATTTAAAATGCCAGCTGGCCTTCATCAAGGAGGAAGCCATtttgatgaggaaaaaaatggcAAAGATTGACAAGGAGAAGGACCGACTAGAACAGGAGCTGCAGAAGTACCGCTCTTTCTACGGGGACGTGGACAGCCCTCTGCCTAAAGGTGAGGCTGGAGGGCCTCCCACCACCCGCGAATCAGAGCTGAAACTCCGCTTACgcctggtggaggaggaggcaaACATCTTGGGGAGGAAGATTGTGGAGCTGGAGGTGGAGAACAGGGGGCTGAAGGCTGAACTGGATGACATGAGGGAGGACAG CTCTGGGATTGGAGGTCAACAGTGCAGAGAGCAGGGCGAGGCCCTGTCGGAGCTGAGGCAGCAGCTTCAGCTGGTGGAGGATGAGGCAGAACTTCTCCGCAGGAATTTAGCAGATGTGGAAGAAGAGAACAAAAAG GTGACTAATGAACTCAATAAACTGAAATACAAGGCTGGATCCCATGAAGCTGGATCGAGACATGGAGGAG CTGACCCCGCTAAAGTGGAGGCCCTCCAGGAGGAGCTGAAAGCGGCACGTCTGCAGATCAACGAACTGAGCGGCAAAGTCATGCAGCTCCAGTACGAGAACCGCGTGCTGCTCTCCAACATGCAGCGCTATGACCTGGCATCCCACCTGGGCATCCGCGGCAGCCCTCGGGACAGTGACGCAGAGAGCGACGGAGGACGGGATGACGACACCCCCTCAGCCTCGGCGTCCTCCCCCCGCCTCCTCCCTCCCCACCGCAAGCGGGAGGGCCCTATTGGAGGGGAGAGTGACTCAGATGAGGTGAGGAACATCCGCTGCCTCACCCCGACACGTTCCCTTTACTCACCTGTAGACAGCCGTTTTTTATCCAGAAGCCTGAAGGACCGGCAGCACATGATAGACATCCGCATCGAGGCGGAGAGGCTGGGTCGGACCATCGATAGGCTCATCGCTGACACCAGCACTATCATCGCCGAGGCACGAGTATATGTCACCAACGGGGAGCTGTTTGCAAGGCTGGATGAGGATGAGGAAGGTGGCAG GATCCGAGAACATGAGCTGCTGTATCGTATCACCGCGCAGATGAAAGCCTTCAGGAAGGAGTTGCAGAGCTTCATAGACCGGCTGGATGTCCCCAAGCAGGAGgacagacaggaagaggagCCACTGTCTGTAAG CAAGATGTTCCAGCCCATTATTTTGCTGATCCTcattcttgttcttttttcctcacTCTCTTATGCTACCATTTTTAAATTGGTATTTCTTTTCACCCTGTTCTTTGTTCTGTAA